A genomic stretch from Coffea arabica cultivar ET-39 chromosome 10c, Coffea Arabica ET-39 HiFi, whole genome shotgun sequence includes:
- the LOC113715226 gene encoding uroporphyrinogen-III synthase, chloroplastic isoform X1, which produces MPWLSLTSSSLHLPPPLAPSSSSSSLQFRRITCLRASSSVNSASSASSTSQPKVVVTRERGKNAKLINALGKHGIDCLELPLIQHELLPDSNRLSCLLSETAFDWVIVTSPEAGTVFLDAWKAAGTPNVKVGVVGGGTASIFEKAAQQSKQYLHVAFAPSKATGKILASELPKHGNERCSVLYPASAKASSDIEEGLSERGFEVIRLNTYTTVPVDQVDQMVLRQALAAPVVAVASPSALRAWINLIPELERWGNAVACIGETTASAAKRLGLTNVYYPVDPGLDGWVDSIVEALKVQEQVQRV; this is translated from the exons ATGCCTTGGCTTTCTCTCACCTCCTCCTCTCttcatcttcctcctcctcttgcTCCGTCGTCGTCGTCGTCCTCTCTGCAATTTCGCAGGATAACGTGCCTGCGTGCTTCGTCTTCAGTTAATTCGGCGTCGTCTGCTTCCTCAACGTCGCAGCCGAAAGTCGTGGTCACTAGAGAGCGTGGCAAAAACGCGAAGCTCATAAATGCTCTG GGGAAACATGGAATTGATTGTCTAGAGCTTCCTCTTATCCAGCATGAGCTGTTACCTGATTCAAACAGGCTGTCGTGTTTGTTAAGTG AGACTGCTTTTGACTGGGTCATCGTAACTTCACCGGAAGCAGGAACAGTTTTCCTTGATGCTTGGAA AGCAGCAGGTACCCCAAATGTTAAGGTTGGTGTCGTTGGTGGTGGTACAGCTAGTATATTTGAAAAAGCTGCACAACAATCAAAACAGTACCTACATGTTGCTTTTGCACCATCAAAAG CTACCGGCAAAATTTTGGCTTCAGAGCTTCCAAAGCATGGAAATGAAAGATGTAGTGTCCTATATCCTGCTTCAGCAAAAGCTAGCAGTGATATTG AGGAAGGTCTTTCGGAGCGTGGATTTGAGGTCATTCGGCTTAATACATACACAACG GTACCTGTGGATCAAGTTGATCAGATGGTTTTGAGACAGGCACTTGCGGCTCCTGTTGTTGCTGTGGCATCACCTTCTGCTCTGCG GGCTTGGATTAATCTTATTCCAGAACTGGAGAGGTGGGGTAATGCTGTTGCTTGTATTGGCGAGACAACTGCTTCGGCTGCAAAAAGACTAGGGTTAACAAATGTATACTATCCAGTAGATCCTGGTCTTGATGG CTGGGTTGACAGCATTGTGGAAGCTTTGAAAGTTCAGGAGCAAGTCCAGAGAGTCTAA
- the LOC113715226 gene encoding uroporphyrinogen-III synthase, chloroplastic isoform X2, which translates to MPDCSETAFDWVIVTSPEAGTVFLDAWKAAGTPNVKVGVVGGGTASIFEKAAQQSKQYLHVAFAPSKATGKILASELPKHGNERCSVLYPASAKASSDIEEGLSERGFEVIRLNTYTTVPVDQVDQMVLRQALAAPVVAVASPSALRAWINLIPELERWGNAVACIGETTASAAKRLGLTNVYYPVDPGLDGWVDSIVEALKVQEQVQRV; encoded by the exons ATGCCTGATTGCTCTG AGACTGCTTTTGACTGGGTCATCGTAACTTCACCGGAAGCAGGAACAGTTTTCCTTGATGCTTGGAA AGCAGCAGGTACCCCAAATGTTAAGGTTGGTGTCGTTGGTGGTGGTACAGCTAGTATATTTGAAAAAGCTGCACAACAATCAAAACAGTACCTACATGTTGCTTTTGCACCATCAAAAG CTACCGGCAAAATTTTGGCTTCAGAGCTTCCAAAGCATGGAAATGAAAGATGTAGTGTCCTATATCCTGCTTCAGCAAAAGCTAGCAGTGATATTG AGGAAGGTCTTTCGGAGCGTGGATTTGAGGTCATTCGGCTTAATACATACACAACG GTACCTGTGGATCAAGTTGATCAGATGGTTTTGAGACAGGCACTTGCGGCTCCTGTTGTTGCTGTGGCATCACCTTCTGCTCTGCG GGCTTGGATTAATCTTATTCCAGAACTGGAGAGGTGGGGTAATGCTGTTGCTTGTATTGGCGAGACAACTGCTTCGGCTGCAAAAAGACTAGGGTTAACAAATGTATACTATCCAGTAGATCCTGGTCTTGATGG CTGGGTTGACAGCATTGTGGAAGCTTTGAAAGTTCAGGAGCAAGTCCAGAGAGTCTAA